A portion of the Sporomusaceae bacterium FL31 genome contains these proteins:
- a CDS encoding spore protease YyaC: MGKIVDKLTVNLADGKAKNKIYNHFLKLLEKQENYDVRPLVFLCIGSDRYTGDALGPLVGTHLEEHSNCIIYGSLELPVHAGNLVETINQINQKYYYPIIIAIDACLGKSSEIGNMEIWEGGLHAGIAVGNRLPCVGHISIVGVVNAGGQIGYIDLQSTPLSIVIKLSKVIGESLVDSMHVVRSRLSEKISG; this comes from the coding sequence ATGGGGAAAATAGTTGATAAACTTACCGTAAATCTTGCTGATGGAAAAGCTAAGAACAAGATTTACAATCATTTTCTGAAACTTCTGGAGAAGCAAGAAAACTATGATGTCCGTCCGTTAGTATTTCTTTGTATAGGCTCAGATCGCTATACTGGAGATGCATTAGGCCCTCTAGTTGGGACACACCTAGAAGAACATAGCAACTGTATTATATATGGAAGTTTAGAGCTTCCAGTCCATGCTGGTAATCTTGTAGAAACTATTAATCAGATTAACCAAAAGTATTATTACCCAATTATTATTGCAATTGATGCTTGTTTGGGGAAAAGTAGTGAGATTGGAAATATGGAAATATGGGAAGGTGGCTTGCATGCTGGAATCGCTGTTGGCAATCGCTTACCTTGTGTTGGTCATATCTCAATTGTTGGTGTTGTCAATGCTGGCGGACAGATCGGATATATTGATTTGCAAAGTACTCCGTTATCCATTGTAATAAAATTAAGTAAAGTAATTGGTGAGTCTTTGGTTGACTCAATGCATGTAGTAAGATCGAGGCTTTCAGAGAAAATATCAGGATAA
- a CDS encoding sporulation sigma factor SigK has protein sequence MSFLLALATTIIKSISLLVAYVTNNTFPLPLSEKEEQIYLDRLKNGDETAKNILIERNLRLVAHIVKKFDNTGEDVDDLISIGTIGLIKAINTFDVAKKIRLATYAARCIENEILMHLRSTRRIRSEVSLYDPIGVDKEGNELSFVVYLCRSMR, from the coding sequence GTGTCTTTTTTATTAGCTCTTGCGACTACAATTATAAAAAGTATTTCGTTGCTTGTTGCCTATGTAACAAACAACACGTTTCCTTTACCATTATCCGAAAAAGAAGAGCAAATATACCTTGATAGACTAAAAAATGGTGATGAAACAGCAAAGAATATCTTAATTGAACGTAATTTGCGATTAGTGGCGCACATTGTTAAGAAATTTGACAACACAGGTGAAGATGTTGATGATTTGATCTCTATTGGAACAATTGGTCTGATTAAAGCGATAAATACTTTTGATGTAGCCAAAAAAATTCGGTTGGCTACATACGCAGCACGGTGTATTGAAAATGAAATATTGATGCATTTGCGAAGTACTCGCAGGATAAGATCTGAAGTGAGCTTATATGATCCAATTGGCGTAGATAAAGAAGGAAATGAGTTATCTTTCGTGGTTTATCTGTGCAGATCCATGAGGTAG
- a CDS encoding serine recombinase, giving the protein MNSYVNPKELEPACFYLRKSREDHEAEARGEGETLAKHKNALLKLAKEYGVTISNIYQEVVSGESIIHRPVVIELLKAVEHGIWKSVWCMDIDRLGRGKMQDQGLIIDTFKNSHTKIVTPRKIYDLDNDLDEEYTEFEAFMARKELKIITRRLQGGRIRSLEEGNYLGSIPPYGYLIDKNNRKRRLLKHPEQKEPTDFIFSMYRTGSMGANKIANELNQLGFLSYTGKRWTAASILNMLKNPVYCGNTVWKKKEIKKSAIPGKKKETRSRSREEQIWIYNTHEAYITEEEFTQIQEKLAKKHHSPHQRAITNPLAGLIKCAICGTSMIYRPYTHQQYPHLMCYNKHCPNKSSRFEFVEEKLLHALSIWLEHYCMQWNTNLPCDNNSSILNLKIKALSNLRKELKELEFQTDRLYELLERNIYDEEIYQSRSKKLANRIKEIQEAIAQTDNSLNVCAESTSVQTIMPTAKSLLQAYSIVSDPAVKNQMLKYLLDFATYRKDKHQHGDEFTLILYPRLPHGSAQINHER; this is encoded by the coding sequence ATGAATAGCTATGTGAACCCAAAAGAGCTTGAGCCAGCCTGTTTCTATCTCCGTAAGTCACGTGAAGATCACGAAGCTGAAGCCCGTGGCGAAGGTGAAACATTGGCCAAACATAAAAATGCTCTTCTTAAGCTTGCTAAAGAATATGGAGTTACTATTAGCAACATTTATCAAGAAGTTGTTTCTGGTGAGAGTATTATCCATCGCCCTGTTGTTATTGAACTTTTAAAAGCAGTCGAACATGGCATCTGGAAATCTGTATGGTGCATGGACATTGATCGTTTAGGCCGTGGTAAAATGCAAGATCAAGGCCTGATAATAGATACTTTTAAAAATTCGCATACAAAGATCGTTACTCCTCGAAAAATCTACGATCTTGACAATGACCTAGACGAAGAATATACCGAGTTTGAAGCCTTTATGGCACGTAAAGAACTAAAAATCATCACCCGCCGCCTTCAAGGAGGACGCATACGATCACTTGAAGAGGGAAATTATCTTGGCAGCATCCCTCCCTATGGATATCTAATTGATAAAAACAACCGAAAGCGCCGCTTATTGAAACATCCTGAGCAAAAAGAACCAACCGATTTTATTTTTTCTATGTATCGTACTGGTAGTATGGGAGCTAACAAAATAGCCAATGAACTCAATCAGCTTGGCTTTCTCTCCTATACTGGCAAACGCTGGACTGCCGCTTCAATCCTTAATATGTTAAAAAATCCAGTATATTGCGGGAATACTGTATGGAAGAAAAAAGAAATTAAAAAATCTGCAATACCAGGGAAGAAAAAAGAGACTCGATCTCGCTCACGCGAAGAACAAATTTGGATCTACAACACACACGAGGCGTATATAACAGAAGAAGAGTTCACCCAAATTCAAGAGAAATTGGCAAAAAAGCATCACTCTCCCCATCAGCGTGCAATTACCAATCCGTTGGCCGGATTAATAAAGTGCGCCATTTGCGGAACTTCAATGATTTATCGTCCATATACCCATCAGCAATATCCACACTTAATGTGTTATAATAAACATTGTCCAAATAAAAGCAGCCGGTTCGAATTTGTCGAAGAAAAACTACTCCATGCTTTATCCATTTGGCTTGAACACTACTGCATGCAATGGAATACAAATCTTCCTTGCGATAATAACAGCAGTATTTTGAACTTAAAAATAAAAGCCCTTTCAAACCTTCGCAAAGAGTTGAAAGAGCTTGAGTTTCAAACCGATCGCTTATATGAATTGCTTGAACGAAATATTTATGATGAAGAGATCTATCAGAGCCGTTCTAAAAAACTCGCCAATCGCATTAAAGAAATCCAGGAAGCGATAGCACAAACAGATAATTCACTTAATGTCTGTGCAGAAAGCACCAGTGTTCAAACAATTATGCCAACAGCTAAATCATTACTTCAGGCTTATTCCATAGTGTCTGATCCAGCTGTAAAAAATCAAATGCTCAAATATTTATTGGACTTTGCAACCTACCGCAAGGATAAACATCAACATGGCGATGAGTTTACGCTTATCCTTTACCCTCGGCTACCTCATGGATCTGCACAGATAAACCACGAAAGATAA
- a CDS encoding sporulation sigma factor SigK — translation MIDVLGTAPDVVAEAVENQCEHERLNKQIGRLSSREKWVLEMRFGMPDGSRKTQRDIAKMLGISRSYVSRIDKRET, via the coding sequence TTGATTGATGTTTTAGGTACAGCACCTGACGTTGTTGCTGAAGCGGTAGAAAATCAATGTGAACATGAACGCTTAAATAAACAAATAGGACGGCTGAGCAGTCGTGAAAAGTGGGTATTGGAAATGCGATTTGGGATGCCTGACGGAAGCAGGAAGACGCAACGCGATATTGCAAAGATGTTGGGAATTTCTCGTTCATATGTATCTAGAATTGATAAACGTGAGACTTAA
- the cisA_1 gene encoding putative DNA recombinase, which yields MNAIYVRVSTEEQARSGYSIDAQIMNCIDKATSLALYDYKIYRDDGYSGEFIERPALDILRQDLRNGLINHIIMYDPDRMARVLDIQLQIAAEIEQAKANLIFCTHDYDASPEGKLFFMIRGAISQFEKAKIRERTMGGKKAKARQGKLTFNDKLFGYDYDKDNSMYIVNEQDAEIVRLIFETYINKQIGVRQISLELRSLGIVNKSGKPFTPTHIHRMLCNESYAGLKWSMMRYDKKISQYKKKRILRDKSEWIPIEVPAIVSREVFNEAQKVMKNNSIISKRNTKAEYLLRNILKCGICGYSMIAKTRNQKGHDYKYYYCSSKDFKIRECHSKLIRADVFDEMVWAKLYDFAKRKIDFNKVMKNVQVNSVTPDKLVIYLAALRKKQAALVKWAKDGILELDAAERELQPLSKEIAATQQSLSKLRQKNKPAMLISPDEIIEAKTFEQRRAITLKIATIYARKTKNEIDWSF from the coding sequence ATGAACGCTATTTATGTCCGTGTATCAACTGAAGAACAAGCACGTTCTGGCTACTCCATTGATGCTCAGATCATGAATTGCATTGATAAAGCAACATCTCTTGCCTTATATGATTATAAGATATATCGAGATGACGGTTATTCTGGTGAGTTTATTGAACGCCCCGCCTTAGATATTCTTCGCCAGGATTTACGAAACGGCCTTATTAACCATATTATTATGTATGATCCTGACCGCATGGCCCGTGTCCTTGACATTCAACTGCAAATAGCTGCCGAAATTGAGCAGGCAAAAGCCAATCTGATATTCTGCACCCACGACTATGATGCATCTCCAGAAGGAAAGCTGTTTTTTATGATTCGCGGCGCTATTAGCCAATTCGAAAAAGCCAAAATTCGTGAGCGTACTATGGGTGGTAAAAAAGCAAAAGCCCGCCAAGGTAAACTCACCTTTAATGATAAACTATTTGGCTATGATTATGACAAAGATAATAGTATGTACATAGTAAATGAACAAGATGCTGAAATTGTTCGGTTAATATTTGAAACATATATTAATAAGCAAATTGGCGTTAGGCAAATATCATTAGAACTGCGGTCGCTGGGCATTGTCAATAAATCGGGCAAGCCGTTTACCCCTACCCATATTCATAGAATGCTCTGCAATGAATCGTATGCTGGTTTAAAATGGTCAATGATGCGTTACGATAAGAAAATCAGCCAATATAAGAAGAAACGAATCTTACGCGATAAATCAGAATGGATCCCCATAGAAGTCCCTGCAATCGTCAGCCGTGAAGTTTTTAATGAAGCCCAGAAAGTCATGAAAAACAACAGCATTATTTCAAAGCGCAATACCAAAGCTGAATATTTGCTTCGTAACATTTTAAAATGCGGCATTTGCGGCTATAGTATGATTGCTAAAACAAGAAACCAAAAAGGTCATGACTATAAATATTACTATTGCTCTTCTAAGGATTTCAAGATCCGAGAATGCCACAGTAAATTAATCCGCGCCGATGTATTTGACGAAATGGTCTGGGCTAAATTATATGATTTTGCAAAAAGAAAAATTGATTTTAATAAAGTCATGAAAAACGTTCAGGTAAATTCGGTTACTCCTGACAAGTTAGTGATTTATCTGGCTGCATTACGAAAAAAACAAGCAGCACTTGTCAAGTGGGCAAAAGACGGAATACTAGAACTTGATGCTGCCGAAAGAGAATTGCAGCCACTTAGTAAAGAAATAGCTGCTACCCAGCAATCTTTATCTAAACTTAGGCAAAAAAATAAGCCGGCAATGTTGATATCACCGGATGAAATCATTGAAGCTAAGACGTTTGAACAGCGCCGAGCTATCACGTTAAAAATAGCAACGATTTATGCAAGAAAGACTAAAAACGAGATTGATTGGAGCTTCTGA